The following are from one region of the Silene latifolia isolate original U9 population chromosome 9, ASM4854445v1, whole genome shotgun sequence genome:
- the LOC141601323 gene encoding uncharacterized protein LOC141601323, with amino-acid sequence MVTLQGRLVLTLLLKVTIDDTIVVEFITLEKVIPGRIYDASTIKKLRAHPDVLTGTFLANSTPAFVIFDTGASLSFISTSFVSKTQFIPSTPITTTISLPTGEIIPCSPVFRDIPISIDGTNFSADLISFKLSGFDIILEYTHVFPEDLLGVPPERDIEFNIDLLPGAGPISKAPYRMAPVEMQELKKQLDDLIEKGFIRPSVSPWGALVLF; translated from the exons ATGGTAACACTTCAGGGGAGGCTCGTTCTAACCCTGCTCCTCAAGGTGACCATCGATGATACCATTGTGGTGGAGTTTATCACCCTGGAAAAGGTTATTCCGGGTAGGATATATGATGCTTCAACTATCAAG AAGCTGAGGGCTCACCCAGATGTTCTTACTGGTACATTTCTTGCTAATTCTACTCCTGCATTCGTAATTTTTGATACTGGTGCTTCTTTATCATTTATTTCAACATCGTTCGTTAGTAAGACTCAATTCATTCCTAGCACCCCTATTACCACTACTATATCGCTTCCCACAGGAGAAATTATACCATGTTCACCAGTCTTTCGTGATATTCCCATATCTATTGACGGAACTAACTTTTCAGCTGACCTTATAAGTTTCAAACTCTCTGGATTCGATATTATCCTCG AATACACCCACGTGTTTCCAGAGGATCTTCTAGGTGTCCCACCAGAACGAGATATTGAGTTTAATATTGATCTTCTCCCTGGTGCCGGACCAATCTCAAAGGCTCCTTATCGCATGGCTCCCGTCGAGATGCAAGAATTAAAGAAGCAGCTAGATGacttgattgagaaaggatttattcgcccaagtgtatcgccttggggtgctCTGGTATTGTTTTAA